Proteins encoded by one window of Macaca mulatta isolate MMU2019108-1 chromosome 10, T2T-MMU8v2.0, whole genome shotgun sequence:
- the UCKL1 gene encoding uridine-cytidine kinase-like 1 isoform X14 has protein sequence MAAPPARADADPSPTSPLTARDPPGRQAEKNETACEDRSNAESLDRLLPPVGTGHSPRKRTTSQCKSEPPLLRTSKRTIYTAGRPPWYNEHGTQSKEAFAIGLGGGSASGKTTVARMIIEALDVPWVVLLSMDSFYKVLTEQQQEQAAHNNFNFDHPDAFDFDLIISTLKKLKQGKSVKVPVYDFTTHSRKRDWKTLYGANVIIFEGIMAFADKTLLEGLVPVSPCRLLASSRSLAHRLHQLLDMKIFVDTDSDIRLVRRLRRDISERGRDIEGVIKQYNKFVKPSFDQYIQPTMRLADIVVPRGSGNTVAIDLIVQHVHSQLEERKLRWDMAALASAHQCHPLPQTLSVLKSTPQVRGMHTIIRDKETSRDEFIFYSKRLMRLLIEHALSFLPFQDCVVRTPQGQDYAGKCYAGKQITGVSILRAGETMEPALRAVCKDVRIGTILIQTNQLTGEPELHYLRLPKDISDDHVILMDCTVSTGAAAMMAVRVLLDHDVPEDKIFLLSLLMAEMGVHSVAYAFPRVRIITTAVDKRVNDLFRIIPGIGNFGDRYFGTDAVPDGSDEEEVAYTG, from the exons ATGGCTGCGCCCCCGGCCCGCGCGGACGCCGACCCCTCGCCCACGTCGCCACTTACGGCCCGAGACCCGCCAGGCCGGCAGGCTGAGAAAAACGAGACCGCGTGCGAGGACCG CAGCAATGCAGAGTCCCTGGACAGGCTCCTGCCACCTGTGGGCACTGGGCACTCTCCCCGGAAGCGGACCACCAGCCAGTGCAAGTCAGAGCCTCCCCTGCTGCGCACCAGCAAGCGCACCATCTACACCGCAGGGCGGCCGCCCTGGTACAACGAGCACGGCACGCAGTCCAAGGAGGCCTTCGCCATCG GCCTGGGAGGTGGCAGTGCCTCTGGGAAGACCACTGTTGCCAGAATGATCATTGAAGCCCTGGACGTGCCCTGGGTGGTCTTGCTGTCCATGGACTCCTTCTACAAG GTGCTGACTGAGCAGCAGCAGGAACAGGCCGCACACAACAACTTCAACTTCGACCACCCGGACGCCTTTGACTTCGACCTCATCATTTCCACCCTCAAGAAACTGAAGCAGGGGAAGAGTGTCAAGGTGCCCGTCTATGACTTCACCACGCACAGCCGGAAGAGGGACTGG AAAACACTGTATGGTGCAAACGTCATCATCTTTGAGGGCATCATGGCCTTTGCTGACAAGACACTGCTGGAG GGGCTGGTCCCAGTGTCTCCATGCCGGCTGCTGGCATCCAGCCGCTCACTGGCCCACCGTCTCCACCAGCTCCTGGACATGAAGATCTTTGTGGACACAGACTCTGACATCCGCCTGGTACGGCGGCTGCGCCGGGACATCAGTGAGCGCGGCCGGGACATCGAGGGTGTCATCAAGCAGTACAACAAGTTTGTCAAGCCCTCCTTCGACCAGTACATCCAGCCCACCATGCGCCTGGCAGACATCGTGGTGCCCAGAG GGAGCGGCAACACGGTGGCCATCGACCTGATCGTGCAGCACGTGCACAGCCAGCTGGAGGAG AGGAAGCTCCGTTGGGATAT GGCTGCCCTGGCCTCGGCACACCAGTGCCACCCGCTGCCCCAGACGCTGAGCGTCCTGAAGAGCACGCCGCAGGTGCGAGGCATGCACACCATCATCAG GGACAAGGAGACCAGTCGCGACGAGTTCATCTTCTACTCCAAGAGACTGATGCGGCTGCTCATCGAGCACGCGCTCTCCTTCCTACCCTTTCAG GACTGCGTTGTGCGGACCCCGCAGGGGCAGGACTACGCGGGCAAGTGCTATGCGGGGAAGCAG ATCACAGGTGTGTCTATCCTGCGTGCCGGTGAAACCATGGAGCCCGCCCTGCGCGCTGTGTGCAAAGACGTGCGCATCGGCACCATCCTCATCCAGACCAACCAGCTTACCGGGGAGCCCGAG CTGCACTACCTGAGGCTGCCCAAGGACATCAGCGATGACCACGTGATCCTCATGGACTGCACCGTGTCCACGGGCGCCGCGGCCATGATGGCGGTGCGCGTGCTCCTG GACCACGACGTGCCTGAGGACAAGATCTTTCTGCTGTCACTGCTCATGGCAGAGATGGGCGTGCACTCAGTGGCCTATGCGTTTCCACGAGTGAGAATCATCACCACGGCGGTGGACAAGCGGGTCAATGACCTTTTCCGCATCATCCCAGGCATTG GGAACTTTGGCGACCGCTACTTTGGGACAGACGCGGTCCCCGATGGCAGTGACGAGGAGGAAGTGGCCTACACGGGTTAG
- the UCKL1 gene encoding uridine-cytidine kinase-like 1 isoform X21: MAAPPARADADPSPTSPLTARDPPGRQAEKNETACEDRSNAESLDRLLPPVGTGHSPRKRTTSQCKSEPPLLRTSKRTIYTAGRPPWYNEHGTQSKEAFAIGLGGGSASGKTTVARMIIEALDVPWVVLLSMDSFYKVLTEQQQEQAAHNNFNFDHPDAFDFDLIISTLKKLKQGKSVKVPVYDFTTHSRKRDWKTLYGANVIIFEGIMAFADKTLLELLDMKIFVDTDSDIRLVRRLRRDISERGRDIEGVIKQYNKFVKPSFDQYIQPTMRLADIVVPRGSGNTVAIDLIVQHVHSQLEERKLRWDMAALASAHQCHPLPQTLSVLKSTPQVRGMHTIIRDKETSRDEFIFYSKRLMRLLIEHALSFLPFQDCVVRTPQGQDYAGKCYAGKQITGVSILRAGETMEPALRAVCKDVRIGTILIQTNQLTGEPELHYLRLPKDISDDHVILMDCTVSTGAAAMMAVRVLLDHDVPEDKIFLLSLLMAEMGVHSVAYAFPRVRIITTAVDKRVNDLFRIIPGIGNFGDRYFGTDAVPDGSDEEEVAYTG; the protein is encoded by the exons ATGGCTGCGCCCCCGGCCCGCGCGGACGCCGACCCCTCGCCCACGTCGCCACTTACGGCCCGAGACCCGCCAGGCCGGCAGGCTGAGAAAAACGAGACCGCGTGCGAGGACCG CAGCAATGCAGAGTCCCTGGACAGGCTCCTGCCACCTGTGGGCACTGGGCACTCTCCCCGGAAGCGGACCACCAGCCAGTGCAAGTCAGAGCCTCCCCTGCTGCGCACCAGCAAGCGCACCATCTACACCGCAGGGCGGCCGCCCTGGTACAACGAGCACGGCACGCAGTCCAAGGAGGCCTTCGCCATCG GCCTGGGAGGTGGCAGTGCCTCTGGGAAGACCACTGTTGCCAGAATGATCATTGAAGCCCTGGACGTGCCCTGGGTGGTCTTGCTGTCCATGGACTCCTTCTACAAG GTGCTGACTGAGCAGCAGCAGGAACAGGCCGCACACAACAACTTCAACTTCGACCACCCGGACGCCTTTGACTTCGACCTCATCATTTCCACCCTCAAGAAACTGAAGCAGGGGAAGAGTGTCAAGGTGCCCGTCTATGACTTCACCACGCACAGCCGGAAGAGGGACTGG AAAACACTGTATGGTGCAAACGTCATCATCTTTGAGGGCATCATGGCCTTTGCTGACAAGACACTGCTGGAG CTCCTGGACATGAAGATCTTTGTGGACACAGACTCTGACATCCGCCTGGTACGGCGGCTGCGCCGGGACATCAGTGAGCGCGGCCGGGACATCGAGGGTGTCATCAAGCAGTACAACAAGTTTGTCAAGCCCTCCTTCGACCAGTACATCCAGCCCACCATGCGCCTGGCAGACATCGTGGTGCCCAGAG GGAGCGGCAACACGGTGGCCATCGACCTGATCGTGCAGCACGTGCACAGCCAGCTGGAGGAG AGGAAGCTCCGTTGGGATAT GGCTGCCCTGGCCTCGGCACACCAGTGCCACCCGCTGCCCCAGACGCTGAGCGTCCTGAAGAGCACGCCGCAGGTGCGAGGCATGCACACCATCATCAG GGACAAGGAGACCAGTCGCGACGAGTTCATCTTCTACTCCAAGAGACTGATGCGGCTGCTCATCGAGCACGCGCTCTCCTTCCTACCCTTTCAG GACTGCGTTGTGCGGACCCCGCAGGGGCAGGACTACGCGGGCAAGTGCTATGCGGGGAAGCAG ATCACAGGTGTGTCTATCCTGCGTGCCGGTGAAACCATGGAGCCCGCCCTGCGCGCTGTGTGCAAAGACGTGCGCATCGGCACCATCCTCATCCAGACCAACCAGCTTACCGGGGAGCCCGAG CTGCACTACCTGAGGCTGCCCAAGGACATCAGCGATGACCACGTGATCCTCATGGACTGCACCGTGTCCACGGGCGCCGCGGCCATGATGGCGGTGCGCGTGCTCCTG GACCACGACGTGCCTGAGGACAAGATCTTTCTGCTGTCACTGCTCATGGCAGAGATGGGCGTGCACTCAGTGGCCTATGCGTTTCCACGAGTGAGAATCATCACCACGGCGGTGGACAAGCGGGTCAATGACCTTTTCCGCATCATCCCAGGCATTG GGAACTTTGGCGACCGCTACTTTGGGACAGACGCGGTCCCCGATGGCAGTGACGAGGAGGAAGTGGCCTACACGGGTTAG
- the UCKL1 gene encoding uridine-cytidine kinase-like 1 isoform X17 has translation MAAPPARADADPSPTSPLTARDPPGRQAEKNETACEDRSNAESLDRLLPPVGTGHSPRKRTTSQCKSEPPLLRTSKRTIYTAGRPPWYNEHGTQSKEAFAIGLGGGSASGKTTVARMIIEALDVPWVVLLSMDSFYKVLTEQQQEQAAHNNFNFDHPDAFDFDLIISTLKKLKQGKSVKVPVYDFTTHSRKRDWKTLYGANVIIFEGIMAFADKTLLELLDMKIFVDTDSDIRLVRRLRRDISERGRDIEGVIKQYNKFVKPSFDQYIQPTMRLADIVVPRGSGNTVAIDLIVQHVHSQLEEGCPGLGTPVPPAAPDAERPEEHAAGARHAHHHQVGPTWGRRPRARSRSRALPLHFRPRRDKETSRDEFIFYSKRLMRLLIEHALSFLPFQDCVVRTPQGQDYAGKCYAGKQITGVSILRAGETMEPALRAVCKDVRIGTILIQTNQLTGEPELHYLRLPKDISDDHVILMDCTVSTGAAAMMAVRVLLDHDVPEDKIFLLSLLMAEMGVHSVAYAFPRVRIITTAVDKRVNDLFRIIPGIGNFGDRYFGTDAVPDGSDEEEVAYTG, from the exons ATGGCTGCGCCCCCGGCCCGCGCGGACGCCGACCCCTCGCCCACGTCGCCACTTACGGCCCGAGACCCGCCAGGCCGGCAGGCTGAGAAAAACGAGACCGCGTGCGAGGACCG CAGCAATGCAGAGTCCCTGGACAGGCTCCTGCCACCTGTGGGCACTGGGCACTCTCCCCGGAAGCGGACCACCAGCCAGTGCAAGTCAGAGCCTCCCCTGCTGCGCACCAGCAAGCGCACCATCTACACCGCAGGGCGGCCGCCCTGGTACAACGAGCACGGCACGCAGTCCAAGGAGGCCTTCGCCATCG GCCTGGGAGGTGGCAGTGCCTCTGGGAAGACCACTGTTGCCAGAATGATCATTGAAGCCCTGGACGTGCCCTGGGTGGTCTTGCTGTCCATGGACTCCTTCTACAAG GTGCTGACTGAGCAGCAGCAGGAACAGGCCGCACACAACAACTTCAACTTCGACCACCCGGACGCCTTTGACTTCGACCTCATCATTTCCACCCTCAAGAAACTGAAGCAGGGGAAGAGTGTCAAGGTGCCCGTCTATGACTTCACCACGCACAGCCGGAAGAGGGACTGG AAAACACTGTATGGTGCAAACGTCATCATCTTTGAGGGCATCATGGCCTTTGCTGACAAGACACTGCTGGAG CTCCTGGACATGAAGATCTTTGTGGACACAGACTCTGACATCCGCCTGGTACGGCGGCTGCGCCGGGACATCAGTGAGCGCGGCCGGGACATCGAGGGTGTCATCAAGCAGTACAACAAGTTTGTCAAGCCCTCCTTCGACCAGTACATCCAGCCCACCATGCGCCTGGCAGACATCGTGGTGCCCAGAG GGAGCGGCAACACGGTGGCCATCGACCTGATCGTGCAGCACGTGCACAGCCAGCTGGAGGAG GGCTGCCCTGGCCTCGGCACACCAGTGCCACCCGCTGCCCCAGACGCTGAGCGTCCTGAAGAGCACGCCGCAGGTGCGAGGCATGCACACCATCATCAGGTAGGGCCCACCTGGGGACGGAGGCCCCGCGCGCGCTCCCGCTCCCGCGCGCTCCCGCTCCACTTTCGGCCCCGCAGGGACAAGGAGACCAGTCGCGACGAGTTCATCTTCTACTCCAAGAGACTGATGCGGCTGCTCATCGAGCACGCGCTCTCCTTCCTACCCTTTCAG GACTGCGTTGTGCGGACCCCGCAGGGGCAGGACTACGCGGGCAAGTGCTATGCGGGGAAGCAG ATCACAGGTGTGTCTATCCTGCGTGCCGGTGAAACCATGGAGCCCGCCCTGCGCGCTGTGTGCAAAGACGTGCGCATCGGCACCATCCTCATCCAGACCAACCAGCTTACCGGGGAGCCCGAG CTGCACTACCTGAGGCTGCCCAAGGACATCAGCGATGACCACGTGATCCTCATGGACTGCACCGTGTCCACGGGCGCCGCGGCCATGATGGCGGTGCGCGTGCTCCTG GACCACGACGTGCCTGAGGACAAGATCTTTCTGCTGTCACTGCTCATGGCAGAGATGGGCGTGCACTCAGTGGCCTATGCGTTTCCACGAGTGAGAATCATCACCACGGCGGTGGACAAGCGGGTCAATGACCTTTTCCGCATCATCCCAGGCATTG GGAACTTTGGCGACCGCTACTTTGGGACAGACGCGGTCCCCGATGGCAGTGACGAGGAGGAAGTGGCCTACACGGGTTAG
- the UCKL1 gene encoding uridine-cytidine kinase-like 1 isoform X10 → MSSPPSYPGIRISGCRALGAEGSSNAESLDRLLPPVGTGHSPRKRTTSQCKSEPPLLRTSKRTIYTAGRPPWYNEHGTQSKEAFAIGLGGGSASGKTTVARMIIEALDVPWVVLLSMDSFYKVLTEQQQEQAAHNNFNFDHPDAFDFDLIISTLKKLKQGKSVKVPVYDFTTHSRKRDWKTLYGANVIIFEGIMAFADKTLLELLDMKIFVDTDSDIRLVRRLRRDISERGRDIEGVIKQYNKFVKPSFDQYIQPTMRLADIVVPRGSGNTVAIDLIVQHVHSQLEEHDHSWVGVAWPPALVTDAPPFPCVFLCCCHSVNSASEEAPLGYGCPGLGTPVPPAAPDAERPEEHAAGARHAHHHQVGPTWGRRPRARSRSRALPLHFRPRRDKETSRDEFIFYSKRLMRLLIEHALSFLPFQDCVVRTPQGQDYAGKCYAGKQITGVSILRAGETMEPALRAVCKDVRIGTILIQTNQLTGEPELHYLRLPKDISDDHVILMDCTVSTGAAAMMAVRVLLDHDVPEDKIFLLSLLMAEMGVHSVAYAFPRVRIITTAVDKRVNDLFRIIPGIGNFGDRYFGTDAVPDGSDEEEVAYTG, encoded by the exons ATGAGCAGCCCCCCGTCTTACCCTGGCATCAGGATCTCAGGGTGCCGGGCCCTTGGAGCAGAAGGCAG CAGCAATGCAGAGTCCCTGGACAGGCTCCTGCCACCTGTGGGCACTGGGCACTCTCCCCGGAAGCGGACCACCAGCCAGTGCAAGTCAGAGCCTCCCCTGCTGCGCACCAGCAAGCGCACCATCTACACCGCAGGGCGGCCGCCCTGGTACAACGAGCACGGCACGCAGTCCAAGGAGGCCTTCGCCATCG GCCTGGGAGGTGGCAGTGCCTCTGGGAAGACCACTGTTGCCAGAATGATCATTGAAGCCCTGGACGTGCCCTGGGTGGTCTTGCTGTCCATGGACTCCTTCTACAAG GTGCTGACTGAGCAGCAGCAGGAACAGGCCGCACACAACAACTTCAACTTCGACCACCCGGACGCCTTTGACTTCGACCTCATCATTTCCACCCTCAAGAAACTGAAGCAGGGGAAGAGTGTCAAGGTGCCCGTCTATGACTTCACCACGCACAGCCGGAAGAGGGACTGG AAAACACTGTATGGTGCAAACGTCATCATCTTTGAGGGCATCATGGCCTTTGCTGACAAGACACTGCTGGAG CTCCTGGACATGAAGATCTTTGTGGACACAGACTCTGACATCCGCCTGGTACGGCGGCTGCGCCGGGACATCAGTGAGCGCGGCCGGGACATCGAGGGTGTCATCAAGCAGTACAACAAGTTTGTCAAGCCCTCCTTCGACCAGTACATCCAGCCCACCATGCGCCTGGCAGACATCGTGGTGCCCAGAG GGAGCGGCAACACGGTGGCCATCGACCTGATCGTGCAGCACGTGCACAGCCAGCTGGAGGAG CATGACCATTCCTGGGTGGGGGTGGCCTGGCCGCCTGCCCTGGTCACTGACGCGCCACCGTTCCCTTGTGTCTTCCTGTGTTGCTGCCACAGCGTGAACTCAGCGTCAG AGGAAGCTCCGTTGGGATAT GGCTGCCCTGGCCTCGGCACACCAGTGCCACCCGCTGCCCCAGACGCTGAGCGTCCTGAAGAGCACGCCGCAGGTGCGAGGCATGCACACCATCATCAGGTAGGGCCCACCTGGGGACGGAGGCCCCGCGCGCGCTCCCGCTCCCGCGCGCTCCCGCTCCACTTTCGGCCCCGCAGGGACAAGGAGACCAGTCGCGACGAGTTCATCTTCTACTCCAAGAGACTGATGCGGCTGCTCATCGAGCACGCGCTCTCCTTCCTACCCTTTCAG GACTGCGTTGTGCGGACCCCGCAGGGGCAGGACTACGCGGGCAAGTGCTATGCGGGGAAGCAG ATCACAGGTGTGTCTATCCTGCGTGCCGGTGAAACCATGGAGCCCGCCCTGCGCGCTGTGTGCAAAGACGTGCGCATCGGCACCATCCTCATCCAGACCAACCAGCTTACCGGGGAGCCCGAG CTGCACTACCTGAGGCTGCCCAAGGACATCAGCGATGACCACGTGATCCTCATGGACTGCACCGTGTCCACGGGCGCCGCGGCCATGATGGCGGTGCGCGTGCTCCTG GACCACGACGTGCCTGAGGACAAGATCTTTCTGCTGTCACTGCTCATGGCAGAGATGGGCGTGCACTCAGTGGCCTATGCGTTTCCACGAGTGAGAATCATCACCACGGCGGTGGACAAGCGGGTCAATGACCTTTTCCGCATCATCCCAGGCATTG GGAACTTTGGCGACCGCTACTTTGGGACAGACGCGGTCCCCGATGGCAGTGACGAGGAGGAAGTGGCCTACACGGGTTAG
- the UCKL1 gene encoding uridine-cytidine kinase-like 1 isoform X15 produces the protein MAAPPARADADPSPTSPLTARDPPGRQAEKNETACEDRSNAESLDRLLPPVGTGHSPRKRTTSQCKSEPPLLRTSKRTIYTAGRPPWYNEHGTQSKEAFAIGLGGGSASGKTTVARMIIEALDVPWVVLLSMDSFYKVLTEQQQEQAAHNNFNFDHPDAFDFDLIISTLKKLKQGKSVKVPVYDFTTHSRKRDWKTLYGANVIIFEGIMAFADKTLLEGLVPVSPCRLLASSRSLAHRLHQLLDMKIFVDTDSDIRLVRRLRRDISERGRDIEGVIKQYNKFVKPSFDQYIQPTMRLADIVVPRGSGNTVAIDLIVQHVHSQLEERELSVRAALASAHQCHPLPQTLSVLKSTPQVRGMHTIIRDKETSRDEFIFYSKRLMRLLIEHALSFLPFQDCVVRTPQGQDYAGKCYAGKQITGVSILRAGETMEPALRAVCKDVRIGTILIQTNQLTGEPELHYLRLPKDISDDHVILMDCTVSTGAAAMMAVRVLLDHDVPEDKIFLLSLLMAEMGVHSVAYAFPRVRIITTAVDKRVNDLFRIIPGIGNFGDRYFGTDAVPDGSDEEEVAYTG, from the exons ATGGCTGCGCCCCCGGCCCGCGCGGACGCCGACCCCTCGCCCACGTCGCCACTTACGGCCCGAGACCCGCCAGGCCGGCAGGCTGAGAAAAACGAGACCGCGTGCGAGGACCG CAGCAATGCAGAGTCCCTGGACAGGCTCCTGCCACCTGTGGGCACTGGGCACTCTCCCCGGAAGCGGACCACCAGCCAGTGCAAGTCAGAGCCTCCCCTGCTGCGCACCAGCAAGCGCACCATCTACACCGCAGGGCGGCCGCCCTGGTACAACGAGCACGGCACGCAGTCCAAGGAGGCCTTCGCCATCG GCCTGGGAGGTGGCAGTGCCTCTGGGAAGACCACTGTTGCCAGAATGATCATTGAAGCCCTGGACGTGCCCTGGGTGGTCTTGCTGTCCATGGACTCCTTCTACAAG GTGCTGACTGAGCAGCAGCAGGAACAGGCCGCACACAACAACTTCAACTTCGACCACCCGGACGCCTTTGACTTCGACCTCATCATTTCCACCCTCAAGAAACTGAAGCAGGGGAAGAGTGTCAAGGTGCCCGTCTATGACTTCACCACGCACAGCCGGAAGAGGGACTGG AAAACACTGTATGGTGCAAACGTCATCATCTTTGAGGGCATCATGGCCTTTGCTGACAAGACACTGCTGGAG GGGCTGGTCCCAGTGTCTCCATGCCGGCTGCTGGCATCCAGCCGCTCACTGGCCCACCGTCTCCACCAGCTCCTGGACATGAAGATCTTTGTGGACACAGACTCTGACATCCGCCTGGTACGGCGGCTGCGCCGGGACATCAGTGAGCGCGGCCGGGACATCGAGGGTGTCATCAAGCAGTACAACAAGTTTGTCAAGCCCTCCTTCGACCAGTACATCCAGCCCACCATGCGCCTGGCAGACATCGTGGTGCCCAGAG GGAGCGGCAACACGGTGGCCATCGACCTGATCGTGCAGCACGTGCACAGCCAGCTGGAGGAG CGTGAACTCAGCGTCAG GGCTGCCCTGGCCTCGGCACACCAGTGCCACCCGCTGCCCCAGACGCTGAGCGTCCTGAAGAGCACGCCGCAGGTGCGAGGCATGCACACCATCATCAG GGACAAGGAGACCAGTCGCGACGAGTTCATCTTCTACTCCAAGAGACTGATGCGGCTGCTCATCGAGCACGCGCTCTCCTTCCTACCCTTTCAG GACTGCGTTGTGCGGACCCCGCAGGGGCAGGACTACGCGGGCAAGTGCTATGCGGGGAAGCAG ATCACAGGTGTGTCTATCCTGCGTGCCGGTGAAACCATGGAGCCCGCCCTGCGCGCTGTGTGCAAAGACGTGCGCATCGGCACCATCCTCATCCAGACCAACCAGCTTACCGGGGAGCCCGAG CTGCACTACCTGAGGCTGCCCAAGGACATCAGCGATGACCACGTGATCCTCATGGACTGCACCGTGTCCACGGGCGCCGCGGCCATGATGGCGGTGCGCGTGCTCCTG GACCACGACGTGCCTGAGGACAAGATCTTTCTGCTGTCACTGCTCATGGCAGAGATGGGCGTGCACTCAGTGGCCTATGCGTTTCCACGAGTGAGAATCATCACCACGGCGGTGGACAAGCGGGTCAATGACCTTTTCCGCATCATCCCAGGCATTG GGAACTTTGGCGACCGCTACTTTGGGACAGACGCGGTCCCCGATGGCAGTGACGAGGAGGAAGTGGCCTACACGGGTTAG
- the UCKL1 gene encoding uridine-cytidine kinase-like 1 isoform X5 has translation MSSPPSYPGIRISGCRALGAEGSNAESLDRLLPPVGTGHSPRKRTTSQCKSEPPLLRTSKRTIYTAGRPPWYNEHGTQSKEAFAIGLGGGSASGKTTVARMIIEALDVPWVVLLSMDSFYKVLTEQQQEQAAHNNFNFDHPDAFDFDLIISTLKKLKQGKSVKVPVYDFTTHSRKRDWKTLYGANVIIFEGIMAFADKTLLEGLVPVSPCRLLASSRSLAHRLHQLLDMKIFVDTDSDIRLVRRLRRDISERGRDIEGVIKQYNKFVKPSFDQYIQPTMRLADIVVPRGSGNTVAIDLIVQHVHSQLEEHDHSWVGVAWPPALVTDAPPFPCVFLCCCHSVNSASAEEAPLGYGCPGLGTPVPPAAPDAERPEEHAAGARHAHHHQVGPTWGRRPRARSRSRALPLHFRPRRDKETSRDEFIFYSKRLMRLLIEHALSFLPFQDCVVRTPQGQDYAGKCYAGKQITGVSILRAGETMEPALRAVCKDVRIGTILIQTNQLTGEPELHYLRLPKDISDDHVILMDCTVSTGAAAMMAVRVLLDHDVPEDKIFLLSLLMAEMGVHSVAYAFPRVRIITTAVDKRVNDLFRIIPGIGNFGDRYFGTDAVPDGSDEEEVAYTG, from the exons ATGAGCAGCCCCCCGTCTTACCCTGGCATCAGGATCTCAGGGTGCCGGGCCCTTGGAGCAGAAGGCAG CAATGCAGAGTCCCTGGACAGGCTCCTGCCACCTGTGGGCACTGGGCACTCTCCCCGGAAGCGGACCACCAGCCAGTGCAAGTCAGAGCCTCCCCTGCTGCGCACCAGCAAGCGCACCATCTACACCGCAGGGCGGCCGCCCTGGTACAACGAGCACGGCACGCAGTCCAAGGAGGCCTTCGCCATCG GCCTGGGAGGTGGCAGTGCCTCTGGGAAGACCACTGTTGCCAGAATGATCATTGAAGCCCTGGACGTGCCCTGGGTGGTCTTGCTGTCCATGGACTCCTTCTACAAG GTGCTGACTGAGCAGCAGCAGGAACAGGCCGCACACAACAACTTCAACTTCGACCACCCGGACGCCTTTGACTTCGACCTCATCATTTCCACCCTCAAGAAACTGAAGCAGGGGAAGAGTGTCAAGGTGCCCGTCTATGACTTCACCACGCACAGCCGGAAGAGGGACTGG AAAACACTGTATGGTGCAAACGTCATCATCTTTGAGGGCATCATGGCCTTTGCTGACAAGACACTGCTGGAG GGGCTGGTCCCAGTGTCTCCATGCCGGCTGCTGGCATCCAGCCGCTCACTGGCCCACCGTCTCCACCAGCTCCTGGACATGAAGATCTTTGTGGACACAGACTCTGACATCCGCCTGGTACGGCGGCTGCGCCGGGACATCAGTGAGCGCGGCCGGGACATCGAGGGTGTCATCAAGCAGTACAACAAGTTTGTCAAGCCCTCCTTCGACCAGTACATCCAGCCCACCATGCGCCTGGCAGACATCGTGGTGCCCAGAG GGAGCGGCAACACGGTGGCCATCGACCTGATCGTGCAGCACGTGCACAGCCAGCTGGAGGAG CATGACCATTCCTGGGTGGGGGTGGCCTGGCCGCCTGCCCTGGTCACTGACGCGCCACCGTTCCCTTGTGTCTTCCTGTGTTGCTGCCACAGCGTGAACTCAGCGTCAG CAGAGGAAGCTCCGTTGGGATAT GGCTGCCCTGGCCTCGGCACACCAGTGCCACCCGCTGCCCCAGACGCTGAGCGTCCTGAAGAGCACGCCGCAGGTGCGAGGCATGCACACCATCATCAGGTAGGGCCCACCTGGGGACGGAGGCCCCGCGCGCGCTCCCGCTCCCGCGCGCTCCCGCTCCACTTTCGGCCCCGCAGGGACAAGGAGACCAGTCGCGACGAGTTCATCTTCTACTCCAAGAGACTGATGCGGCTGCTCATCGAGCACGCGCTCTCCTTCCTACCCTTTCAG GACTGCGTTGTGCGGACCCCGCAGGGGCAGGACTACGCGGGCAAGTGCTATGCGGGGAAGCAG ATCACAGGTGTGTCTATCCTGCGTGCCGGTGAAACCATGGAGCCCGCCCTGCGCGCTGTGTGCAAAGACGTGCGCATCGGCACCATCCTCATCCAGACCAACCAGCTTACCGGGGAGCCCGAG CTGCACTACCTGAGGCTGCCCAAGGACATCAGCGATGACCACGTGATCCTCATGGACTGCACCGTGTCCACGGGCGCCGCGGCCATGATGGCGGTGCGCGTGCTCCTG GACCACGACGTGCCTGAGGACAAGATCTTTCTGCTGTCACTGCTCATGGCAGAGATGGGCGTGCACTCAGTGGCCTATGCGTTTCCACGAGTGAGAATCATCACCACGGCGGTGGACAAGCGGGTCAATGACCTTTTCCGCATCATCCCAGGCATTG GGAACTTTGGCGACCGCTACTTTGGGACAGACGCGGTCCCCGATGGCAGTGACGAGGAGGAAGTGGCCTACACGGGTTAG